One Panicum virgatum strain AP13 chromosome 3N, P.virgatum_v5, whole genome shotgun sequence DNA segment encodes these proteins:
- the LOC120667706 gene encoding atherin-like, with product MPRAPERRSALPARVHAAPGFPPGTLLACPACRAPLHAPHTRHAHARAPSHAWTTRPSHPSRRSLHRPTLTAALPACPRAACAQHAFHAPDTRRAGRRFAWPHSAAVSPPEPHRPRAATPPAAQRPASPLEPRCATPS from the coding sequence ATGCCGCGCgcccccgagcgccgctcggCACTGCCCGCGCGCGTGCACGCCGCTCCCGGCTTTCCCCCTGGCACCCTGCTCGCCTGCCCCGCATGTCGTGCTCCCCTCCATGCGCCACACACGcggcacgcgcacgcgcgcgctccTTCCCACGCGTGGACCACGCGGCCGAGCCACCCGTCGCGCCGCTCGCTGCACCGCCCGACGCTGACGGCCGCCCTGCCCGCCTGCCCACGCGCCGCGTGCGCGCAGCACGCGTTCCACGCACCCGAcactcgccgcgccggccgtcgcTTCGCTtggccgcacagcgccgccgtctCGCCGCCCGAGCCGCACAGGCCGCGCgcagcgacgccgccggccgcacagcgccccgcctcgccgctcgagccACGCTGCGCGACGCCGAGCTGA